A DNA window from Hoplias malabaricus isolate fHopMal1 chromosome 5, fHopMal1.hap1, whole genome shotgun sequence contains the following coding sequences:
- the selenoi gene encoding ethanolaminephosphotransferase 1 — protein MALYEYVTQDQLAGFDKYKYSAVDTNPLSVYVMHPFWNSMVKILPTWLAPNLITFTGFMFLVLNFVILSVYDFDFYASAEGSSHVPSWVWVAAGLFNFLAYTLDGVDGKQARRTNSSTPLGELFDHGLDSWACVFFVCSMYSVFGRGASGVSVFTLYYLLWVVLFSFILSHWEKYNTGILFLPWGYDLSQVTISIVYIITAVVGVETWYKPVIWSLHYRDIFIVMIVGCLFVVTLPMSLYNVLKAYRSNKLKHSSMYEALLPFFSPVLIFILSTLWISFSPSDILELHPRVFYLMVGTAFANVTCKLIVCQMSNTRCQPLSWMLLPMVVVVLLVFSGVLQLNETAVLYVWTSVVIFAHIHYGVSVVNQLSGHFNIYAFSLKKPNTDUQDEEKIGLTAAEV, from the exons ATGGCTCTGTACGAGTATGTGACCCAGGACCAGCTCGCTGGCTTCGACAAATACAAG TATAGTGCAGTGGACACCAACCCTCTGTCCGTCTATGTCATGCACCCCTTTTGGAACTCAATGGTGAAG ATTTTACCCACATGGTTGGCACCAAACCTCATAACCTTCACTGGATTTATGTTCCTTGTGCTTAACTTTGTCATCCTGTCTGTGTACGACTTTGACTTCTATGCTTCAG ctgaaGGAAGCTCACACGTGCCCAGTTGGGTTTGGGTAGCGGCAGGCCTCTTCAATTTCCTGGCATACACTTTag ATGGTGTGGATGGTAAGCAGGCCCGCAGGACTAACTCCAGCACTCCTCTTGGTGAGCTGTTTGATCATGGCTTGGACAGCTGGGCCTGTGTGTTCTTCGTGTGCTCCATGTACTCAGTGTTTGGTCGCGGAGCGAGCGGCGTCAGTGTCTTCACGCTCTACTACCTGCTCTGGGTCGTCCTCTTCTCCTTCATCCTTTCGCACTGGGAGAAATATAACACCGGCATCCTCTTCCTGCCCTGGGGCTACGACCTCAGCCAAGTG ACTATTTCTATTGTTTACATAATAACTGCAGTAGTAGGTGTGGAGACATGGTATAAACCAGTGATTTGGAGCCTGCACTACAGAGATATCTTTATTGTCATGATTGTGG gttgtttgtttgttgtaacGTTGCCAATGAGCCTCTACAACGTCCTGAA GGCGTATCGGAGTAACAAACTGAAGCATAGCTCCATGTATGAAGCACTGCTTCCCTTCTTCTCCCCAGTGCTCATCTTCATTCTCTCCACACTGTGGATCAGCTTCTCGCCCTCAGATATCTTAGAGCTGCACCCTAGAGTGTTTTACCTGATGGTGGGGACAGCTTTTGCCAATGTCACT tgtAAGCTTATCGTGTGTCAGATGAGTAACACACGTTGTCAGCCGCTGAGCTGGATGTTGTTGCCTATGGTCGTAGTTGTCTTGctggtgttctctggagtgttaCAGCTGAATGAGACTGCCGTGCTGTATGTGTGGACGTCTGTGGTCATCTTCGCACATATACACTACGGAGTCTCAGTG GTAAATCAGCTTAGTGGTCACTTCAACATCTACGCCTTCTCTTTGAAGAAGCCCaacacagactgacaggacgaggaGAAAATCGGCCTGACGGCTGCTGAGGTCTAA